One part of the Sporocytophaga myxococcoides DSM 11118 genome encodes these proteins:
- the recQ gene encoding DNA helicase RecQ, translated as MLVENEVEVIGQLKAVFGYNQFRGYQEEIISNVLAGKNTFVIMPTGAGKSLCYQLPAIMTKGTAIVISPLIALMKNQVDQLNALGVNAQFLNSTLTKVEINKVKKETLSGDIKLLYVAPESLTKEENIDFLKKGNISFVAIDEAHCISEWGHDFRPEYRKIKSIIDQLGPGLPIIALTATATPKVQIDIQKNLHMEEAALFKSSFNRKNLYYEVRKKHNTKKQLIKYVLDNKGKSGIVYCLSRKKVEEIAELLKVNGIKALPYHAGLDASIRMNNQDAFLNEDADVIVATIAFGMGIDKPDVRYVIHYDAPKSLEGYYQETGRAGRDGLEGNCIMFYTFEDILKLEKFNKDKSVTERDNAKHLLQEMAAYAESSVCRRKQLLHYFGETVEKDCGFCDNCIKPKEKFEAQDEVVLAVKAVMQTEERFDASHLSLVLAGMENDYVKSYNHNELEVFGKGKDQTIEYWNSLYRQIVLQELLEKDIDNFGILKTTDKGLAYLEKPVPLSFSKDHDFSGETSEEEIEKQASTAKSYDPALFDSLKALRKKIAKDKGLPPYVIFQDPSLEEMATTFPTTNDELSHINGVGMGKVQKFGRPFIELIKKYVEENDIETASDVVVKSSVNKSKIKIFIIQQIDRKIDLDEIAEAKGLSLAELTEEIEHICYSGTKLTLDYYIDQIMDGDKQDEIYDYFMSAENDNIALAMRELGGDYSEDEIRLMRIKFLSELAN; from the coding sequence ATGTTAGTCGAAAATGAAGTTGAGGTAATCGGTCAGCTTAAGGCTGTATTTGGTTACAATCAATTTAGAGGATATCAGGAGGAAATCATTAGCAATGTTTTAGCCGGAAAAAACACATTCGTTATAATGCCTACTGGGGCCGGTAAATCTCTTTGCTATCAGTTGCCCGCCATCATGACAAAAGGTACGGCCATTGTTATCTCCCCTCTTATCGCTTTGATGAAAAATCAGGTTGACCAGTTAAATGCACTGGGAGTCAATGCACAATTTTTAAATTCAACACTGACAAAAGTCGAGATTAACAAAGTAAAAAAAGAAACTCTTAGTGGCGACATAAAGCTACTCTATGTAGCTCCGGAGTCTCTGACTAAAGAAGAAAATATTGATTTTCTTAAAAAGGGAAATATATCCTTTGTCGCTATAGATGAAGCACACTGTATCTCCGAATGGGGCCATGACTTTAGGCCGGAATACAGGAAAATAAAGAGTATTATAGACCAGCTTGGGCCAGGTTTACCAATCATAGCGCTTACAGCCACTGCAACTCCTAAAGTTCAGATAGATATTCAGAAGAACCTCCATATGGAGGAAGCAGCTTTATTTAAGTCTTCATTTAATAGAAAAAATCTTTACTATGAAGTCCGCAAAAAGCACAACACCAAAAAGCAACTCATCAAGTACGTGCTTGACAATAAAGGTAAGTCTGGTATTGTCTATTGTCTGAGCAGAAAGAAGGTAGAAGAAATTGCTGAACTACTTAAAGTTAACGGTATTAAGGCATTGCCATACCATGCTGGGCTTGATGCAAGTATAAGGATGAACAATCAGGATGCCTTCCTGAATGAAGATGCAGACGTAATTGTTGCTACCATTGCATTTGGAATGGGAATCGACAAACCAGATGTTCGATATGTCATTCATTATGATGCGCCCAAGTCCCTTGAAGGATATTATCAGGAAACAGGGAGAGCAGGCAGGGATGGACTTGAAGGAAACTGTATCATGTTTTATACCTTCGAGGATATACTAAAACTTGAGAAGTTTAACAAAGATAAATCTGTAACTGAGCGTGATAATGCAAAGCACCTGCTTCAAGAGATGGCGGCGTATGCTGAATCTTCAGTTTGTAGAAGAAAGCAGTTATTACATTACTTCGGTGAAACTGTAGAAAAAGATTGCGGTTTTTGCGATAACTGTATTAAACCGAAGGAGAAATTTGAAGCTCAAGATGAAGTCGTGCTAGCTGTTAAAGCAGTGATGCAGACGGAAGAAAGGTTTGATGCCAGTCATTTAAGTCTTGTTCTTGCCGGAATGGAAAATGATTATGTCAAAAGCTACAATCATAATGAGTTGGAGGTTTTTGGTAAAGGAAAAGATCAGACTATTGAGTACTGGAACTCTCTATACAGACAAATTGTACTGCAAGAATTACTCGAGAAAGACATAGATAATTTCGGGATTCTTAAAACTACAGATAAAGGTCTTGCTTACCTGGAAAAACCTGTTCCATTATCTTTCAGCAAAGATCACGATTTCTCAGGCGAAACTTCGGAAGAGGAAATTGAAAAACAGGCATCCACTGCTAAATCTTATGATCCTGCACTTTTTGATTCTTTAAAAGCCTTAAGAAAGAAAATAGCCAAAGACAAAGGTTTACCTCCATACGTAATCTTTCAGGATCCATCTCTGGAAGAAATGGCTACCACTTTCCCTACAACTAATGATGAACTTAGTCATATCAATGGTGTGGGAATGGGAAAGGTCCAAAAGTTTGGTAGGCCATTTATTGAACTGATTAAGAAATATGTTGAGGAGAATGACATTGAGACAGCTTCAGATGTCGTAGTAAAATCTTCTGTAAATAAATCCAAAATCAAAATTTTTATTATCCAGCAGATTGATAGGAAAATTGACCTGGATGAAATAGCTGAAGCTAAAGGTTTGAGCCTCGCAGAACTGACAGAGGAAATAGAACATATTTGCTATTCAGGTACTAAACTAACCCTGGATTATTATATCGATCAGATTATGGATGGTGATAAGCAAGATGAGATCTATGATTATTTCATGAGCGCTGAAAATGATAACATTGCACTTGCAATGAGAGAACTGGGGGGAGACTATTCAGAGGATGAAATTAGACTGATGAGAATTAAGTTCTTATCAGAACTGGCAAACTAA
- a CDS encoding KpsF/GutQ family sugar-phosphate isomerase has translation MKLVKNIRNTAINVLLNEADAIKKLVDFINEDFEKTVEAILRIKGRVVVTGIGKSAIIGSKIVATLNSTGTPAVFMHAADAIHGDLGMIQKDDIVICLSKSGNTPEIKVLVPLIKRTGCQMIALVGNTESFLAQEADFILNATVEKEACPNNLAPTTSTTATLAIGDALAVCLLEMKNFSSSDFALYHPGGSLGKRLYLRVGDIFPHNSRPAVKANAGIKEVIFEISSKRLGATAVLNENDELIGIVTDGDIRRMLDKFGTIEGIKAIDIMSPNPKTIDSEEYAVNALNIMQQNNITQLVVVNGKKVEGFIHLHDLLKEGLV, from the coding sequence TTGAAATTAGTAAAAAATATTAGAAATACAGCAATAAATGTTTTATTGAATGAAGCTGATGCAATAAAAAAGCTTGTAGACTTCATCAATGAAGACTTTGAGAAAACTGTAGAAGCAATACTTCGCATCAAGGGTAGAGTTGTTGTAACAGGTATTGGAAAAAGTGCAATTATAGGAAGTAAGATTGTTGCAACGCTTAACTCTACAGGCACGCCAGCTGTGTTCATGCATGCTGCCGATGCCATCCATGGCGATCTTGGAATGATACAAAAGGATGACATAGTTATTTGTCTTTCCAAAAGCGGTAATACACCGGAAATCAAGGTACTTGTACCTCTCATCAAAAGAACTGGCTGTCAAATGATTGCGCTTGTAGGCAACACAGAATCATTTCTTGCTCAGGAAGCAGATTTTATTTTGAATGCTACTGTAGAAAAAGAAGCTTGCCCAAACAACCTTGCTCCAACGACAAGTACAACAGCTACACTAGCGATTGGTGATGCATTGGCAGTTTGCCTATTGGAAATGAAAAATTTCTCCAGCAGTGATTTTGCATTATATCATCCTGGAGGTTCTCTGGGGAAAAGATTATATTTAAGAGTGGGGGATATATTTCCTCACAACAGCAGACCGGCAGTAAAAGCGAATGCAGGAATAAAAGAAGTTATATTCGAAATTTCGTCGAAAAGGCTTGGAGCTACTGCTGTTCTCAATGAAAATGATGAACTTATCGGTATCGTTACTGATGGGGATATACGAAGAATGCTTGATAAATTTGGGACGATAGAAGGAATCAAAGCAATTGATATCATGAGCCCAAATCCTAAAACAATAGATAGCGAGGAGTATGCTGTAAATGCATTAAATATCATGCAGCAAAATAACATAACCCAACTAGTAGTTGTTAACGGGAAAAAAGTAGAAGGTTTTATACATCTTCACGATTTATTAAAAGAAGGGCTTGTTTAA
- a CDS encoding mannose-1-phosphate guanylyltransferase — protein sequence MNKDYYVVIMAGGIGSRFWPFSREKFPKQFHDVLGTGKSLLQQTAERYFNILPKENILVVTNKIYADLVKQQLPFMKDDQILSEPIARNTAPCVAYACYKIKQSNPNATMVVAPSDHVILKENEFESTIKIAMDAAAKSDKLITLGIKPSRPDTGYGYIQYLEENPDRIKKVKTFTEKPQLELAQKFLESGDFVWNAGIFIWNVNAIIKNFQKHLPEMAEIFEEGSGKYWSKDEEGFIGTAYSQCKNVSIDIGIMEKAEEVFVMLSDFGWSDLGTWKSLYELSNKDENSNVIEGNTMLYDVKNCIVKVPKEKLVVVEGLEDFIIAEFNDVLMICKKDHEQRVKDFVSDTKNKKDSKFI from the coding sequence ATGAATAAAGACTATTATGTGGTGATAATGGCCGGTGGGATCGGAAGCAGATTTTGGCCTTTCAGCAGAGAGAAATTCCCAAAACAGTTTCACGATGTATTAGGTACCGGAAAATCTCTTTTACAACAAACTGCAGAGAGATATTTTAATATTCTTCCAAAAGAGAATATACTGGTTGTGACAAACAAGATATATGCTGACCTCGTGAAGCAACAGTTGCCATTCATGAAAGATGATCAGATATTGAGCGAGCCTATAGCCAGAAATACTGCACCGTGTGTTGCATACGCATGTTATAAAATAAAACAAAGCAATCCTAATGCAACTATGGTAGTTGCACCTTCAGACCATGTTATTCTTAAAGAAAATGAGTTTGAATCTACCATAAAAATCGCAATGGATGCCGCTGCGAAAAGTGATAAACTTATCACTTTGGGTATTAAACCAAGCAGACCTGATACAGGATATGGATACATTCAATATCTTGAAGAAAATCCTGACAGAATAAAAAAAGTAAAAACCTTCACAGAAAAACCGCAGCTTGAATTAGCTCAGAAATTTCTGGAAAGCGGTGACTTTGTCTGGAATGCAGGAATTTTTATCTGGAATGTTAATGCCATTATAAAGAACTTCCAAAAGCATTTGCCTGAAATGGCTGAAATCTTTGAAGAAGGTAGCGGCAAATATTGGTCTAAAGATGAAGAAGGCTTTATTGGAACAGCTTATTCTCAATGCAAAAATGTCTCTATAGATATTGGGATCATGGAGAAAGCAGAAGAAGTATTCGTGATGCTAAGCGACTTCGGCTGGAGTGATCTTGGTACGTGGAAATCACTCTATGAACTTTCTAATAAAGACGAGAACAGCAATGTGATTGAAGGAAACACCATGTTATATGATGTTAAAAATTGCATTGTCAAAGTACCTAAAGAAAAATTAGTAGTAGTAGAAGGGCTTGAAGACTTTATCATTGCAGAGTTCAACGATGTATTGATGATCTGCAAGAAAGATCATGAGCAAAGAGTTAAAGATTTTGTTTCAGACACCAAGAATAAGAAAGACTCAAAATTCATCTAA